Below is a window of Paraburkholderia kururiensis DNA.
ATCCCTACACCCGGTCGCTGCTTGCCGCTTCCATGCAGGCGCCGCAGGCCGACACCCGCGAGGAACTGGCATGACCGACGAAAGCTGGACGCACGCGGCGAAGTCGCTTTCGAGCGAAGCGGACTTCTGGTCGCTGCGCGTCGTGGACGAGCGCACGGAAACCCACGCGGTGCGCAACGACATCGTGCAACCGCTGCGCATGGCGCGCGACCGCGGCGCGATGCTCACGGCATGGTCCGGTGCGGGCGCGGGCTACGCGGCCACGGCAGACCTTTCGGCGGCCGGCTTGCAGGCCGCGCTCGATAGCGCTCTTGCCCGCGCACGCGCGGCCGAGGCGTTCGCGCTCGTTGATCAGCGCAGCGTGCCGCGGCCTTCGGCAAGCGGCAGCTACGCGTCGCCGAACGTTCAGGCCCCGTTGCCGGGCCGTCGCGAATGGATCGAGCGGCTGGCGCGCGAATGCGCGGCGGCGCAGATCGACAGCCGCATCGTGGAGCGCACCGCGAGCGTCGAGATCACGCAGACCGAGCAGGTCTATCTGACGAGCGACGGTGTGCGCATCGAACAGCGCTTTCGTTTCGTCTTGCCGCATTTGAGCGTGGCGGCGCACGCGAACGGCGACACGCAGATGCGTTCGCTGGGCGGCCATCACAGCGGGCTCGCGCAGGGCGGCGTGGAAGTGCTCGCGCGGCGCGGCTTCGACGGTGCGGGCGTGCGCGTGGCCGACGAAGCGCTGCAACTGCTCGCCGCGCCGAACTGCCCGTCGGGCGTGCGCGATCTGCTGCTCATGCCCGACCAGATGATGTTGCAGATTCACGAGTCGATCGGGCATCCGCTCGAACTGGACCGCATTCTGGGCGACGAGCGCAACTTCGCGGGCTGGAGCTTCGTGAAGCCCGACATGTTCGGCACCTATCAATACGGCTCGGAACTGCTCAACGTCACGTTCGACCCGCAGCCGCCCGAAGAGGCCGCGTCCTACGCATTCGACGACGACGGCAGCGAGGCGAGCCGCCAGTATCTGATCCGCAACGGCGTGCTCGAACGGCCGCTGGGCGGCGCGCTTTCGCAGCAGCGCGCGCATCTGCCGGGCGTGGCGAATTCGCGTGCGTCGAGCTGGAACCGCCCGCCCATCGACCGCATGGCGAACCTCAACATCGAGCCCGGCACGAGTTCGCTCGCGGAGATGATTGCGGGCATCGAGCACGGCATTCTGATGTCGTCGAACACGTCGTGGTCCATCGACGATCATCGCAACAAGTTCCAGTTCGGCTGCGAGTTCGGACAGCTGATCGAAAACGGCCGGCTCACGCAGGTCGTGAAGCAACCCAACTACCGCGGCATTTCCGCGAGCTTCTGGCGCAGCCTCGCGGCCGTGGGCGACGAATCGACGTGGGAGGTCTACGGCACGCCGTATTGCGGCAAGGGCGAGCCGGCGCAGATCATCCGCGTGGGGCACGCGTCGCCCGCGTGCGTGTTCCGCAACGTCGACGTGTTCGGAGGCGCCTGATGGCCGAGACCTATTTCTCCAGCGACGTCGCGGCGCTCGGCTGGCAGCGCCACTTCGCGCTGCTGGCCGACGAGATCGGCCGCATGCGCCGCACCGGCGAAACCACGCTCGTGTGGTTCTCGGGCGAGCATTCGGAGTTCATCCGCTTCAACGCGGGCAAGGTGCGGCAGATCGGCAACGTATCGCAGGGCACGCTGACGCTGCGGCTGATTGACGGCATGCGCCAGGCCTATGCGAGTTTTACGGCGAGCGGCGACGCCGCCACGGATTTGCGCGAAGCGGCGGCCACCGTCGCGATGCTGCGCGAGAGCCTGCGCGATGCATCCGACGACCCGCACGTGCTCTTCGACACCACGCCGTGGACCCAGGAGACGAAGCGCACGGGCGCGCTGCCCGAGCCGCAGACGCTCGTGCGGCTCGTCGAGCAAAGCGCGCGGCATCTCGACTTCGTGGGCTTCTACGCGGGCGGCACGGTGGCGCGCGGCTTCGCGTCGTCGGCGGGCAGCCGCGGCTGGTACGAAGTGGAGAACTTCGATTTCAGCTGGTCGCTGTATGGCCCGGGCGGGCGCGCGATCAAGACCGTCTACTCGGGCGAGTCGTGGGACGACGCCGTGTTCGCCCGCAAGATGGAAGAGGCGGCGCAACGGTTGCCCGTGCTCGGCGAGGCGCCGCGCGTGCTCGCGCCGGGCCGCTATCGCGCCTACCTCGCGCCCGCGGCATTGCGCGAACTGCTGGGCACCACCGGTTGGAACGGCTTTTCGGCGCGTCAGCAGCAGACGGCGCAAAGCGCGCTGTATCGCCTGCATCGCGGCGAGGTCGCGTTCGATGCGCGCGTCACGATGACCGAAGACCTGAGCCTCGGCATCACGCCTGCCTTCAACGCGGACGGCTACTTGCGCGAGAGCGTGCCGCTCGTCACCGAGGGCCGCAGCGCGGGACAGTTGACCAACGCGCGCAGCGCCCGCGAATACGGGCTCGTGCCGAACGGCGCGCACGAAGGCGAGGTGCCCACCTCGCTTTCCATGCAAGGCGGCGACCTCGCGGCCGCAGACGTACTGAAGGCGCTCGATACCGGCCTCTACATCGGCAACCTCTGGTACGTGAATTTCTCCGACCGCCTGAACGGCCGGCTCACCGGCATGACGCGCTTCGCGACGTTCTGGGTGGAAGGCGGGCGCATCGTGGCGCCAGTCGATGCGATGCGCTTCGACGACAGCCTGTACCGGCTGCTGGGCAGCGAACTGGAGCGGCTCGACGCCGAGCCGCAACTGCTGCTCTCGGACCACACCTACGGCGAGCGCGAGACGGGCGGCATGAAGCTGCCGGGCGTGCTGGCGAAGTCGTTCGAGCTGACGCTTTGAATGGGAGACAGATCGCACGTTGCCTCGGGCACGCGAACGCCGGAACGCGGCACGTATGAAAACACGACGGAGACGACAGGTGCACACAACACGTGAGCCGCGCACATGAAGACCACGACACGCGCGCTGCCCGAAGGACTCACGCTGCGGCCGTTGAGCGAGACCGACGCGCCGCAGTTCCACGCCCTGCATGCCGACCCGACTGTGTTCCATCACGGCAGCATTCGCCTTGCCGTCGACACGGTGGAATCCACGCGCGAATGGATCGCGAAATTCGCGCCGCCCTCGGTCGCGATGGTCGCCGTGGTGGGCGAGACGCTCGTGGGCTGCGCCGAACTGTATGCCGGGCGGCTGCGCCGCGCGCACTCGGCGTCCCTCGGCATCAGCGTCCATCCCGCCTGGCACCGGCGCGGCATCGGCTCGCGTCTCATGGCGGAACTGCTCGATGTCGCCGACAACTGGCTGGGCCTGCGGCGCGTCGAACTCCAGCTTTATGCCGACAACGCGCCGGCGCTCGGCCTCTATCGGGCCCATGGTTTCGAGATCGAGGCGCGTCTTCGCGGCTATGTGCTGCGCGACGGCGTGCTCGTCGATACGCTGCTCATGGCGCGGCTGCGCGACGCCATGCCTTTCATGAACGCTGCCGCGCACGCGGCGAATATCGGATGAACCAGCAGATGGAAAAACGCGAGGAAGAACTCGACACGCCCCTGCCGGGCACCGTGGACGCAGCGCACAGCGCACATGAGCCGGGCGCGATCGTCGTGCGCCGCACGGAACCCGCGGACCTGGAAGCCCTCGCCGCACTCTTCAATCTGCCCGGCGTGCGGCGCGGTACGTTGGCCACGCCCTTTCTCGCCACACGAACGCTGGTCGAGCGCGAAGCGAAGCGCACGCACGGCAGCGTCCAGGCGATGAGCTTCTGCGCGACGCTCGACTCGCGCGTGATCGGCCACGTGGACGTCATCCCGCAGCCGCCGCGGCGCGCGCACTGCGCCGAAATCGGCATCGCCGTGCACGACGCTCATGCGGGCCGCGGCGTGGGCACCGCGCTGCTGGCCGCAGCCATTGCTTGCGCCGAGCAGTCGCTCGGGCTGCGCCGCCTCGAACTCAGGGTGTTCGTGGACAACGCCGCGGCCATCACGCTGTACCGCAAGTTCGGCTTCGTGGAAGAAGGGCGCTCGCGCGGCTATGCGATGCGCGACGGCGTGCTGGCCGACGCGCTGCACATGGCGCGCTACGTCGATGCGCCGCCGTTTGCTTCGGCAGTCGTTGCGCCTCGCGCAAACTAAGCAGGAGCCATTGCCTTTGCCGTCGTTCTTTATCGATCGTCCCGTCTTTGCCTGGATCGTCGCGCTCGCGTTCATCGTGGCGGGCGTGCTGGTGGTGCCGTTGTTGCCGGTCGCGCAGTACCCGCGGCTCGCGCCGCCGCGCATCGTGATCGGCGCGACGTACCCGGGCGCGTCGGCGGAGGTGATCGACAGCAACGTGGCGAGCGTGATCGAAGAAGGGCTCGACGGCATCGATGGTCTGCTGCACTACGAGACCACGAGCGACGCGCTCGGCAACCTCGAAATCGACGTGACGTTCGCGCCGGGTTCGAACCCCGACATCGCGATGGTCAACGTGCAGAACCGGCTCAAGCAGGTGGAGCCGCGTCTGCCGCAGCAGGTGGCGCAGCAGGGCATCGTGGTGGACAAGGCGGCCAACACGTTCCTCATGCTCGTCACGCTCACGTCGACGGACGGCACGCGCAATTCGGCCGAACTCGGCAACTACATGAGCCGCTACGTGCTGCGCGAACTGAAGCGCGCGCCCGGCGTGGGCTCGGCCGAGCTATGGGACTCCGACGAGGCCATGCGCATCTGGCTCGACCCCATGAAGCTGCGCGAATACGACCTGTCGCCCGCGGACGTGACGGCGGCCATCCGCGCGCAGAACGCGGCGGTGACCGCGGGCGCGATCGGCGATGCGCCCGCGGTGGCCGGGCAGACGCTGACCGCCTCGGTCGCCGTGAAGGGCCAGTTGCAGACGCCCGCGGACTTCGCGGCCATCGTGCTCAAGGCGCTGCCCGGCGGCGCGACCGTGCGCCTCGGCGACGTGGCGCGCGTCGAGATGGGGCGCGACAGCTACACGTTCTGGTCGCGTCTCGACGGACACCCGGCGGCCACGGTCGGCATCCAGCTCGCGCCCACGGGCAACGCGCTCGAAACGTCGAACGCGATTCGCGCGAAGCTCGCGCAGGTGTCGAAGACCTTGCCGCCCGGCGTGGCGGTGGCCATTCCGTTCGACACGGCGCACTTCGTGAAAATCGCCATCAGCGAAGTGCTCATCACGCTGACCGAAGCCGTGGTGCTGGTGTTCTGCGTGATGTGGCTCTTCCTGCGCGACCTGCGCTACACGCTCGTGCCCACGGTCGTGATTCCGGTCGCGTTGATGGGCGCGTTCCTCGCCATGTACGCGTTCGGCCTCTCGATCAACGTCTTCACGCTGTTCGGGCTGGTGCTCGCCATCGGCATTCTGGTGGACGACGCCATCGTGGTGGTGGAGAACATCGACCGCATCATGCACGAGGAAGGGCTGCCGCCGCGCGAGGCCACACGGCGCGCGATGGCGCAGATCGGCGGCGCGATCGTCGGCGTGACGGCCGTGCTCACGGCGGTGTTCGTGCCGATGGCGTTCTTTCCCGGCAGCGTGGGCGGCATCTATCGGCAGTTCGCGATTGCGATGATCGCGGCCATTCTCGTGTCGGCGTTCATGGCGCTGTCGCTCACGCCCGCGTTGTGCGCGAATCTGCTGAAGGCGCCTGCACCGCGCGAAGCCGGCGCCCGCGAAACTGGCATCACGGCGCGCTTTGCCGCGGGCGTGGAGCGCGCCTCGGGCCGCTACCGCTGGCTCGTCGTGAAGCTGCTGCGGCGCGCGGGCCCCGTCTTTGCGGTGCAGGTGGCGCTCGCCGTGGTGTGCGCGCTGCTTTATACGCGCATGCCGGGTGGCTTCCTGCCCACCGAAGACAGCGGCCAGTTGCAGGTCATGGTGCAGATGCCCGAAGGCGCGACGCAGGCGCGCACGCTCGCCACGCTCGAACGCGTGGAGGCGGTGTTGCGCCGCGAGCGCGCCGTGGGCCACGTCACGACCGTGGTCGGCTGGAGCTATCAGGGCAGCGGCCAGAACGTGGGCATGGCCTTCGTGGAACTCACGGACTGGGCGAAGCGCAGCGTCGATGCGCAGACGCTGCGCGACACGCTCAACAAAACCTTCGCGACGTTCCCCGAAGGCAGCGTGGTGGCGCAACTGCCGCCTTCCGTGCCGGGGCTCGGCCACGCCGAGGGCTTCTCGTTCCATCTGGAAGACCGCGGCGGCGTGGGCATGGAAGCGCTCGAGGCGGGCCGCGAGCGTCTGCTCGACATGGCGCGCCACGACCCCGTGCTCGCCGACGTCCATTCCGACACGCTGCCCGACGCCTCGCGCATCGTGCTCGAAATCGACCGCGCGAAAGCCTATGCGATGGGCGTGCCGTTCGACGCCATCGCCGACGTGCTGGGCAACACGTTCGGCATGACCTACATCGACGACTTTCCTGCCAACGGCCGCATGCAGCGCGTGATGGTGGGCGCGCAGGCGTCGGCGCGCATGCGCGACCAGGACCTGTTGAGCCTTTCCGTGCGCAATGCGTCGGGGCAGATGGTGCCGTTCTCGGCGTTCGCGGCGCTGCACTGGACCCGCGGCCCCACCATGCTCACGCGCTACAACGGCTACCCCGAACTCGACGTGTCCGGCCATGCGGCGCCCGGCTACAGCTCGGGCGCGGCGATGGCCGAGATGGAACGCCTCGCGGCCACGCTGCCCACCGGCATTGCGTGGGACTGGGCCGAAGCGGCGCAGGCCGAAACCGAGGCCGCGCGGCAGACGCCGCTTTTGATCGGCCTGTCGCTCGTCGCGGTGTTCATGGCGCTCGCGGCGCTCTATGAAAGCTGGACCGTGCCGCTCGCGGTGCTGATGGTCGTGCCGCTCGGCGTGACGGGCGCGATCTGCGCGATGCTCGTGCGCGGGCTGCCCGACGACGTCTACTTCAAGATCGGCATGGTCACGGTGATCGGGCTCTCGGGCAAGAACGCCATCCTGATCGTGCAGTTCGCGCGCGAACTCTGCGCGCGCGGCGTGCCGCTGGGCCGCGCCATCGTCGATGCCTGCGCGATGCGCTTCCGGCCCATCCTGATGACCTCGGCGGCGTTCCTGCTCGGCGTGGTGCCGCTCGTCATTTCGAGCGGCGCGGGCGCGGAGAGCCGGCACTCCATCGGCACGGGCGTGTTCGGCGGCATCATCGGCGCGACGCTGCTCGGTCTCGTGTTCACGCCCGTGGCGTTCTGCGTGGTGATGCAGATGACGCGGATGAGGAGCGCACGCCGCGCGCGCCGTGCGGGCCGTGCCGTTGCACGTGCGCAAAGCGTGGCGCGTCGCGCCGGTTATGCCGAGGCAGCAACCGGGCCGCATGCCGAGTCGCGGGATGCGTCGAGAAGCGGAACGAGAGAAGGGACGAGAAGCGGAACGAGAGGCGCCCTGCGCGACGGCGAGGCCGAGCCTTCGTAAA
It encodes the following:
- a CDS encoding multidrug efflux RND transporter permease subunit, with the translated sequence MPSFFIDRPVFAWIVALAFIVAGVLVVPLLPVAQYPRLAPPRIVIGATYPGASAEVIDSNVASVIEEGLDGIDGLLHYETTSDALGNLEIDVTFAPGSNPDIAMVNVQNRLKQVEPRLPQQVAQQGIVVDKAANTFLMLVTLTSTDGTRNSAELGNYMSRYVLRELKRAPGVGSAELWDSDEAMRIWLDPMKLREYDLSPADVTAAIRAQNAAVTAGAIGDAPAVAGQTLTASVAVKGQLQTPADFAAIVLKALPGGATVRLGDVARVEMGRDSYTFWSRLDGHPAATVGIQLAPTGNALETSNAIRAKLAQVSKTLPPGVAVAIPFDTAHFVKIAISEVLITLTEAVVLVFCVMWLFLRDLRYTLVPTVVIPVALMGAFLAMYAFGLSINVFTLFGLVLAIGILVDDAIVVVENIDRIMHEEGLPPREATRRAMAQIGGAIVGVTAVLTAVFVPMAFFPGSVGGIYRQFAIAMIAAILVSAFMALSLTPALCANLLKAPAPREAGARETGITARFAAGVERASGRYRWLVVKLLRRAGPVFAVQVALAVVCALLYTRMPGGFLPTEDSGQLQVMVQMPEGATQARTLATLERVEAVLRRERAVGHVTTVVGWSYQGSGQNVGMAFVELTDWAKRSVDAQTLRDTLNKTFATFPEGSVVAQLPPSVPGLGHAEGFSFHLEDRGGVGMEALEAGRERLLDMARHDPVLADVHSDTLPDASRIVLEIDRAKAYAMGVPFDAIADVLGNTFGMTYIDDFPANGRMQRVMVGAQASARMRDQDLLSLSVRNASGQMVPFSAFAALHWTRGPTMLTRYNGYPELDVSGHAAPGYSSGAAMAEMERLAATLPTGIAWDWAEAAQAETEAARQTPLLIGLSLVAVFMALAALYESWTVPLAVLMVVPLGVTGAICAMLVRGLPDDVYFKIGMVTVIGLSGKNAILIVQFARELCARGVPLGRAIVDACAMRFRPILMTSAAFLLGVVPLVISSGAGAESRHSIGTGVFGGIIGATLLGLVFTPVAFCVVMQMTRMRSARRARRAGRAVARAQSVARRAGYAEAATGPHAESRDASRSGTREGTRSGTRGALRDGEAEPS
- a CDS encoding TldD/PmbA family protein, translating into MTDESWTHAAKSLSSEADFWSLRVVDERTETHAVRNDIVQPLRMARDRGAMLTAWSGAGAGYAATADLSAAGLQAALDSALARARAAEAFALVDQRSVPRPSASGSYASPNVQAPLPGRREWIERLARECAAAQIDSRIVERTASVEITQTEQVYLTSDGVRIEQRFRFVLPHLSVAAHANGDTQMRSLGGHHSGLAQGGVEVLARRGFDGAGVRVADEALQLLAAPNCPSGVRDLLLMPDQMMLQIHESIGHPLELDRILGDERNFAGWSFVKPDMFGTYQYGSELLNVTFDPQPPEEAASYAFDDDGSEASRQYLIRNGVLERPLGGALSQQRAHLPGVANSRASSWNRPPIDRMANLNIEPGTSSLAEMIAGIEHGILMSSNTSWSIDDHRNKFQFGCEFGQLIENGRLTQVVKQPNYRGISASFWRSLAAVGDESTWEVYGTPYCGKGEPAQIIRVGHASPACVFRNVDVFGGA
- a CDS encoding GNAT family N-acetyltransferase — encoded protein: MNQQMEKREEELDTPLPGTVDAAHSAHEPGAIVVRRTEPADLEALAALFNLPGVRRGTLATPFLATRTLVEREAKRTHGSVQAMSFCATLDSRVIGHVDVIPQPPRRAHCAEIGIAVHDAHAGRGVGTALLAAAIACAEQSLGLRRLELRVFVDNAAAITLYRKFGFVEEGRSRGYAMRDGVLADALHMARYVDAPPFASAVVAPRAN
- a CDS encoding GNAT family N-acetyltransferase: MKTTTRALPEGLTLRPLSETDAPQFHALHADPTVFHHGSIRLAVDTVESTREWIAKFAPPSVAMVAVVGETLVGCAELYAGRLRRAHSASLGISVHPAWHRRGIGSRLMAELLDVADNWLGLRRVELQLYADNAPALGLYRAHGFEIEARLRGYVLRDGVLVDTLLMARLRDAMPFMNAAAHAANIG
- a CDS encoding TldD/PmbA family protein, which translates into the protein MAETYFSSDVAALGWQRHFALLADEIGRMRRTGETTLVWFSGEHSEFIRFNAGKVRQIGNVSQGTLTLRLIDGMRQAYASFTASGDAATDLREAAATVAMLRESLRDASDDPHVLFDTTPWTQETKRTGALPEPQTLVRLVEQSARHLDFVGFYAGGTVARGFASSAGSRGWYEVENFDFSWSLYGPGGRAIKTVYSGESWDDAVFARKMEEAAQRLPVLGEAPRVLAPGRYRAYLAPAALRELLGTTGWNGFSARQQQTAQSALYRLHRGEVAFDARVTMTEDLSLGITPAFNADGYLRESVPLVTEGRSAGQLTNARSAREYGLVPNGAHEGEVPTSLSMQGGDLAAADVLKALDTGLYIGNLWYVNFSDRLNGRLTGMTRFATFWVEGGRIVAPVDAMRFDDSLYRLLGSELERLDAEPQLLLSDHTYGERETGGMKLPGVLAKSFELTL